The sequence below is a genomic window from Anopheles cruzii chromosome 3, idAnoCruzAS_RS32_06, whole genome shotgun sequence.
CTGATCGTTCTCGGTCGCGTGTTTGTTGTAGCAGCTTGTTTTGTGCTGGGTTTTTGTCCCGTAAAGTTGATCAacgatcggttccggtgtcgTCAATTTGTTGTTCTACCCGTTTTGGTACTCATTGCTTTAATTTGcagtttcttttcggtttcggcgtcTGTTTAACATGCGACTGGGATGGTTGATTCGTTTGTGATTCGTGTTTCGTTTAAGAAGAGTGCGTTTTAGTTTGTTATTTGCTTCGTTGTTTTCCCCAAAGGTGTTTCTGTCTCTCGCTGGCTGTCCACTTCATTTGCATCCCCGATCCGGAACAGATCGAATACGCCAAATGATGGAGGCGGTTCAAGGGATTGCGGTTGTCAAGGAAGCACGCAACCGATCGGGCACAGGCTGGGGACACAATTCGGAATTCGGCCACCAACAGGGACGGCAAACGCATGGGAACGGAGAAAGATTGAGCACCCTGTGCAGGAACACTCGATTGTACGGGTTTGTCCGACCGACGGTTACGGCACAGTTACGGCGTGGTGATCGCGTCGATCGTTCGCGTGCATTGATGAGCATTTTTGTAAATTCACCAACTCCGCACCGAAGGAACTTGTGATGCGCTGCGCCGCGTGGCGGTGCGTCACGCCAATAGGGACAAAGGACGAAGGGCAGGTGATCACTGGAGACAGGACTGTTTAAACATTAGGAAGACATAAACaaataagtgaaaaaaaactaacaaacgaaaacaaacaagaaaatcCCACATGAAAATGATAACTGCCGGATGCACGAGGGAGAATCGTAGGAAACAGACCCCCGTTCGGTTGGGTGGCGGTGGATGGCCGCCTCCCGGCTCTGAGACGGGGGGGCTAAATAGTAATGTGTTAAGCGGAAGCGAacagcaaaccaaaaaaacaaaagagtaaaacgtaaaaagaacacaaaaaatctGCATACACAGTAAAAGTaagacgaaacaaaaagaaaaaccgataAACAATAGGGCGGTCAACGAGGGTAAGGCATGAATTAATATATTTATACTCTCTACACAGGAAAACTGACTCAAGCAGACAATGGCGACGAACGGAGCAGGAGAGACATTTTCcaataaaagcaaagaaaagaaGCAACTTCAAAGTGGACACgcgaaaacaaaccgtttcgAGCAGCCTAAATTGGCACAGGCCCCCCGCGGGGTGTCCTGAACCGGAAGCGAGCCCAGAACAGCCACACGTTTCGGAAATGAATGCTAGTGTAGGCGGTGGTACAAAAATGGCGacaaacggtgtgtgtgtgtgtggagctatgaaaagcaaaagacaaaaacccttttttcgctactaacagcaaaaaataaacagaaacgTAAGCGAAACGTCTACATGATGGTCACTTGGCGGGAAAATCCAAGGGGCCTCCGGAAGGCCTCgaattacacacacacgcatctgCCACTCAAGGAAACTGCAAACTTCATTTGTGCAGCGCCAGCAGTGCGAAGCGTAGAGCAATAAAGTGACAAAGGTGTGCGGTGCGGCGATTAGGGAAAGCGAATACAAAACTGAAGTACCCTCGGAAACCGAATCGGAAAACGAACTGAAACGAACACTGCTTTTTGGATCAAGCGACCCACAAGTGAACGAAACGGAGCGACCGAAGGGTTGATCTTCTTCACGGCGCATGGCGCCGGTAAGCTACCAAATCCTGTCGCGCAGTCGCGGGCGGTACGGCGTGGCGCTACTTTAACGGTAGCGGCACGCAACTCCAGAGGAAGATGCGAAAAAGGAATGCAATGTgtgcagcaaaaagaaaaagaaacgataaGTGAGACATACGTGAAACGGTTAAAGGATCACTCGGTACTCGGAGTCAAAAAATAAGCGGAAAAACGTGAGCAAGGACAAAAAACGAAGACAGACCCTGTTGCGCTGTCGTGTCGGGTAGTCGTGAACGGAATGGACGCGATCGCGTTAGATGATGGAtgaaagtggaaaatgaagTAAAACAATGGTAaagaaattttgaaaaataatccaGCGGCGTCGCACGTATTTTCTTGGCCAGAAAAGGGCTTTGTTTGATGACACTTGCCTTAGGCGTATTCGGATAAAAAAACTGAATCCTTAATCAACTTCAACATCAAAAAAGGGGTCGATTTTATTGGAACTCAACCAGAACGTTGGCTTAGAAGTTAACTTGCGGCCGGTAGTGATGCTGGAGCTTGTTCGCTTTCACGCCAACCTGTTGCATCAGCTTGGCCTGTTGCCGTTTCATGACGTGCATGTCGCGTGCATTCCTGGCGGCCGCATCCTGCTGCGTGGATGACCAGCCCAACGATCGGTACTGGGCCAGCACTTTGTGGAGCTTTTGCGTTGACTttttcaccaccacggccCGGTTGGGATTGAGCCGCTGCTTGTAGTAGCGCAGCAGCGACCGGTGGCCAATCACGTTGCCCGACGGAAGCACCAGCTGGTACTCGTCGCCATCGAGCGCCTGCGGGGCGTCCAGTTCGGCGTCCACGTCCATACCGTCCGCGTGATCCGGGTAGCTGGCGCTGTAGTCGTAGAACTCCACGTACTCCGCCAGGGCGGCACCCTCGTGCAGCATCTTGCAGTGGCCCTTCTCCGTCATGTGGTGCCGTACGGCGTCCGTCGAGTAGAACGTCCGACCACGCTCGTTGCACCACAGGCAGATGTAGTCGCGGCAAACCTTTTCGGCCAGGTACGCCAACAGGCCCTCGAGATCGACGCAGTACTCGGCGTCCGGGATGAAGAACGAGTGTGCCACGGACATGTGCTTAATGTTGGACAGCAAATCCTCGCTTTGCTTCGGGCAAAAGAtgcaaccgttccgttcgatcggATTCTCAAACTCCACGTCTTCCCACTCGTCCGAATCCACGTCCTCCATGTCTTCGTCGGCTTCTGCTTCCGCTTCGGCTTGTGCGGCGCGCGTTGATGCACGGGTCGACTTGACCGACACTTCCTCCGTCTGCCCTTCCATCGCGTCCGCTGCCGTGGACGGTGAGTCATCGGTCTTCTCCTCGAGGAAGCTCTTCAAATTCTCCCGATGCTTCCGGCTGTCCAGGTGGCTGTCGTGTGCGTTTTTCGATTTGAACACCTTCCGGCACGCCTTGCAGTAGAGCGATTGATCTTCCTGGGCGGCCGCATCGTCCGACTTCTGTTGGGTCAGGCGCTTCTCGAACTcctccaccgtcaccggaggCAGCTCGGCCAGCTTGCGTTTCAGGTTGTACCGATGCCAGTGCGTTTTGTAGTGTTCCCGCTGCATGTCTGCCGTGGCAAAGCGTACGCCGCAGTTGAGGCACGTAAAGCTGGACATTTCAACGGAACTCTTTTTGCGTAGACGAACAATGTCCGTTTCTAGGAGTATggtttctctttcgctttgtggcaaaatattaaaacgtGTTTCACTTTCTGTTCGCGGGCGCCAATGTTGTGAAATTATCGTGCACAGTGCACTTTGACGTTTGGTCTGTTGTCAAAGAGAGAATACACATCTGgatgaatatttgaaattgaCTCGAATCCAGTTCAAGTGCTTCGAATTTTCTTCGTTACGTTGTACGTCAAATGGAaccatttgtttttcaaatcaGTAAAATTGAAATGTGGTTCGCTGATAAGTGCAATTCTAGCGAATAGTTCAACTACGGTAGCgatattttttattcattaaaCAACTTATAAGGTATATGCAGAATCTACTTTCACATCCTACAGTTCAAGTATATCGTCCAACCATTGCTGAATATCTTCTTTCGTGTCATTCGATGAAGGTGAACTCGTTGGCACGGACTTCCCACTGGTTTCTGATTTTGCGATAGAAGTTTCAGGTACCGTTTCCACCGTCGTTACTGGTGTTACTTTGGGTTCAATGGTAAGTGCGTCAAATTTCTTCTCCACGATTACATCCAGTTCCCGTGTCACGTTACCCAGCTCGGAAGATTCGGTTGTTTCCTTCGGAAGTGCCATGCTTCCCACCAAACATGGTGTTGGTCGAGGTTTCTCCAGTAAGGTCGTAGTTTCTTTGCCCTTTTGAGAATCCGTGAAGCTGCTCGTATTTGTGTTGGTGTGCTTCAACTTTTGCGCTATCATTTCCGCCTTCTGTCGCATTAAATTCAAATCCCGCGCACCAAAGAGCGCTTCGTCGTATCCGTACCGCTGGTAGAAGGGAATGGCACCGAGGCTGGCTCTCAGCTGCTTGGTGTCGATGTGAAAGTACTCACCGAAGCGATTCTTCTCGTCGGCCCCCGGCAGGCCAGAGTCCGGCTCGAGCCAATGCTTTTCGGAGCTGAGCAGAAAGTGACCACCGGACGAGGCGGGCAGTTCTAACAATTTTTCGAAATCAGCCGCTCCGAGCTGTTCGTCGTCggaaccgtcgtcgtggcccgCAGGTAAATCTCGCTTTTCGTTCCAATTCTGCTCAATTTGGCGCTTCGAATAGCGAGCTTCGACAACAACGAGTGGGGCCGTGTGCTGTACATCCGGTGCCTTCGGTTTCTCCGTCTGTTTGGCCTTAGCCGGCTTCGGTGGTGGAACCTTCTTGTGGTGCTTATCTTGCCTACGTTTTGCCTACAGGGTAATTAGAATAGTAAACGAGCTTTGTATTATTCGGTTGTGGAGTGTGCCTGGCTTGAACAAACTTACGGCCTGTGACGCTTTATCCATTCTGTCCGAttgggcaaacaaacggaGGCATTCAACCGTTTTTGAGAAAGTGGTAAATAAGCCGCATGAACCAAATTTCGCATCGGAATGTTTCGCAAACTGTAAACAAACTCCAATGACAGCTCCATAGGGTTGCCTCAAAGACCGAAAACATCGTCACGGCTTTAAAATAAACCCTGGCGATGTTTTTGATCGTTTGAAAAAACATTTACCGCTGGACGAAAAGCGTATTTTGTTTAACACCAATATAAACCCAGTTTTTTCTTAAAATCATGATTACATTTGTAGTGTACTTATAACACTGATCTCATTGATGAATCTCGGCCAAAGAATAATGCGAAGATTGAAAACCTGGCCTATTTTTATGCGTAACCGTTGATCTGAGAAAAAAGTGACCTGTTGATACAAAGATAGAGCAAAAATGTCCAAATGTCCAACCAGACCTTTTTTTGTCCTGCGTCTCGAATGTGGAACGGAAATCCTTTCTAAACGTACTTGTGGGGCTTGGAAAACCCGACGACCACAAACCTCCTCTTTCCAAAACGAACACAAAAC
It includes:
- the LOC128273534 gene encoding uncharacterized protein LOC128273534; protein product: MDKASQAAKRRQDKHHKKVPPPKPAKAKQTEKPKAPDVQHTAPLVVVEARYSKRQIEQNWNEKRDLPAGHDDGSDDEQLGAADFEKLLELPASSGGHFLLSSEKHWLEPDSGLPGADEKNRFGEYFHIDTKQLRASLGAIPFYQRYGYDEALFGARDLNLMRQKAEMIAQKLKHTNTNTSSFTDSQKGKETTTLLEKPRPTPCLVGSMALPKETTESSELGNVTRELDVIVEKKFDALTIEPKVTPVTTVETVPETSIAKSETSGKSVPTSSPSSNDTKEDIQQWLDDILEL
- the LOC128272495 gene encoding cytoplasmic 60S subunit biogenesis factor ZNF622 produces the protein MSSFTCLNCGVRFATADMQREHYKTHWHRYNLKRKLAELPPVTVEEFEKRLTQQKSDDAAAQEDQSLYCKACRKVFKSKNAHDSHLDSRKHRENLKSFLEEKTDDSPSTAADAMEGQTEEVSVKSTRASTRAAQAEAEAEADEDMEDVDSDEWEDVEFENPIERNGCIFCPKQSEDLLSNIKHMSVAHSFFIPDAEYCVDLEGLLAYLAEKVCRDYICLWCNERGRTFYSTDAVRHHMTEKGHCKMLHEGAALAEYVEFYDYSASYPDHADGMDVDAELDAPQALDGDEYQLVLPSGNVIGHRSLLRYYKQRLNPNRAVVVKKSTQKLHKVLAQYRSLGWSSTQQDAAARNARDMHVMKRQQAKLMQQVGVKANKLQHHYRPQVNF